In the genome of Amaranthus tricolor cultivar Red isolate AtriRed21 chromosome 15, ASM2621246v1, whole genome shotgun sequence, one region contains:
- the LOC130801143 gene encoding uncharacterized protein LOC130801143, whose protein sequence is MCIALFCVLSCNDLTGLDLQLDVFLDAMLNDERFHDLKDINSLSMMLVETKRHETFPLIHLLIKLMLILPVATASVERVFSAMTYVKSKLRNSMGDQFMNDCLVTFIEKEVFLQVSDEMIIDRFKSMKTRRMNL, encoded by the coding sequence ATGTGCATTGCATTGTTTTGTGTTCTTTCATGTAATGATTTAACGGGTCTTGATCTTCAACTCGATGTGTTCTTGGATGCTATGTTAAACGATGAAAGATTTCATGATTTGAAAGATATCAATTCTCTTTCCATGATGCTTGTTGAAACAAAGAGACATGAGACATTTCCTCTTATACATTTGCTAATCAAGttgatgttgattcttcctGTTGCTACGGCAAGTGTAGAAAGAGTGTTTTCCGCAATGACATATGTCAAAAGTAAGTTGAGAAATAGCATGGGTGATCAATTTATGAATGATTGTTTGGTTACTTTTATTGAGAAGGAAGTGTTTTTACAAGTTTCCGATgaaatgattattgatcgttttaAAAGTATGAAGACTCGAAGGATGAATTTGTAA